Proteins found in one Miscanthus floridulus cultivar M001 chromosome 4, ASM1932011v1, whole genome shotgun sequence genomic segment:
- the LOC136548481 gene encoding germin-like protein 9-1 gives MALAHPGLRLLFLCAAVLLVVHQLPGCARASDPDILTDFVVPQDLADPSQLNGTFFTYTRLVSGNAGDPAKFTATKATAAEFPALLGQSVSFAALVFGAGTVNPTHIHPRASELLVVVQGALFVGLVDAARNGTLHTATLQAGDMFVFPKGMVHFQSNNGTDVARAFSAFGSASPGTISLPTELFETGIDDHVLEKSFHTDQATVDALKHDLQQAPAPAPPQNSAPVVAFVGARLAAVMLCVSTAFSLVL, from the exons ATGGCGCTCGCTCATCCCGGCCTCCGGCTGCTGTTCCTGTGTGCCGCCGTGCTGCTGGTGGTGCACCAGCTGCCTGGGTGTGCCCGCGCCAGCGACCCCGACATCCTGACCGACTTCGTGGTGCCGCAGGACTTGGCCGACCCATCCCAGCTCAACGGCACCTTCTTCACCTACACCCGCCTCGTCAGCGGGAACGCCGGCGACCCGGCCAAGTTCACCGCGACCAAGGCCACCGCGGCCGAGTTCCCGGCGCTGCTGGGGCAGTCCGTCTCCTTCGCCGCGCTCGTCTTCGGCGCCGGCACCGTCAACCCGACTCACATCCACCCCAG GGCGTCGGAGCTGCTGGTCGTGGTGCAGGGCGCTCTGTTCGTGGGCCTGGTCGACGCCGCCCGCAACGGCACGCTGCACACGGCGACGCTGCAGGCCGGCGACATGTTCGTGTTCCCCAAGGGCATGGTGCACTTCCAGTCCAACAACGGCACCGACGTGGCGCGCGCCTTCTCGGCCTTCGGCAGCGCCAGCCCCGGCACCATCTCGCTCCCCACGGAGCTCTTCGAGACCGGCATCGACGACCACGTGCTGGAGAAGTCGTTCCACACCGACCAGGCCACCGTCGATGCGCTCAAGCACGACCTGCAGCAGGCGccggcgcccgcgccgccgcagaACTCCGCCCCCGTCGTCGCGTTCGTTGGAGCACGTCTGGCGGCGGTGATGCTCTGCGTCAGCACCGCGTTCTCGCTCGTCTTGTGA
- the LOC136551471 gene encoding germin-like protein 9-3, translating into MTTSSSLVLVLLALWAAPLTVVAGDPDQDIVTDYIIPATTNAVNITGAFFTYSGLRGALALQAPENFTVAKASMAEFPALNGQSVSYAVLSYGPGSINPTHTHPRASELLLVLDGALSVGFVDTAGKLFTQDLAAGDLFVFPKGTVHWQYNSGTQPAKALSAFGSAAAGLVSLPGALFGASDIDDVVLAKSFKTDVATIQKLKAGLASKP; encoded by the exons atgacgacgagctcctccttggtgcttGTCCTGCTCGCGCTCTGGGCCGCCCCGCTGACCGTCGTGGCCGGGGACCCAGAccaag ACATCGTGACCGACTACATCATCCCGGCGACCACCAACGCCGTGAACATCACTGGCGCGTTCTTCACCTACTCCGGCCTCCGCGGTGCGCTGGCCTTGCAGGCCCCGGAGAACTTCACGGTGGCCAAGGCCTCCATGGCGGAGTTCCCGGCGCTGAACGGGCAGAGCGTGTCGTACGCGGTGCTCTCGTACGGGCCGGGCTCCATCAACCCCACGCACACTCACCCGCGCGCCTCCGAGCTGCTACTCGTCCTCGACGGCGCGCTCTCCGTCGGCTTCGTCGACACCGCAGGCAAGCTCTTCACGCAGGACCTCGCCGCCGGCGACTTGTTCGTGTTCCCCAAGGGCACCGTGCACTGGCAGTACAACAGTGGCACCCAGCCTGCCAAGGCGCTGTCCGCGTTCGGGAGCGCCGCCGCGGGGCTCGTCTCCCTCCCCGGCGCCCTGTTCGGCGCCAGCGACATCGACGACGTCGTGCTGGCCAAGTCCTTCAAGACCGATGTGGCCACCATCCAGAAGCTGAAGGCAGGCCTCGCCTCGAAGCCATGA